One Glutamicibacter halophytocola DNA segment encodes these proteins:
- a CDS encoding TrmH family RNA methyltransferase — protein sequence MNQELHDPVNDPSEQHVIGVGPWEGELPLDEKYDPELLELGDRRNVADKYRYWKMDAIIADLDERRHDFHIAIENWQHDMNIGTVVRSANAFLAKEVHIIGRRRWNRRGAMVTDRYQHVRHHPTVEDFVIWAESEGLTILGIDIFPDSVPLETYDIPKNCVLVFGQEGPGLSPEVHAAAKDTLSIEQFGSTRSINAASAAGIAMHAWIRRHVFGQRVS from the coding sequence GTGAATCAAGAATTGCATGACCCGGTCAATGACCCCAGCGAGCAGCATGTCATTGGAGTGGGCCCCTGGGAAGGGGAGCTCCCATTAGATGAAAAGTATGATCCTGAGTTGCTGGAACTTGGCGACCGGCGCAATGTCGCTGACAAATATCGTTACTGGAAAATGGATGCCATCATTGCGGATCTAGACGAGCGCCGCCATGACTTCCATATCGCCATTGAAAATTGGCAGCATGACATGAATATCGGCACGGTAGTGCGCAGCGCCAACGCGTTCCTGGCCAAGGAAGTGCACATTATTGGCCGTCGCCGTTGGAATCGAAGGGGTGCGATGGTGACAGATCGTTACCAACATGTGCGTCATCATCCAACCGTCGAGGATTTTGTTATCTGGGCCGAATCCGAGGGGCTCACGATATTGGGAATCGACATTTTCCCGGATTCCGTGCCGCTGGAAACCTACGATATTCCCAAGAATTGCGTCTTGGTCTTTGGCCAAGAGGGGCCGGGGTTGAGCCCGGAAGTTCACGCTGCTGCCAAGGACACCTTGTCAATTGAGCAATTCGGCTCAACGCGTTCAATCAATGCCGCCTCTGCTGCTGGAATTGCCATGCACGCATGGATCCGCAGGCACGTATTTGGGCAGCGGGTCAGCTAA
- a CDS encoding ABC transporter ATP-binding protein, with amino-acid sequence MNKSACIDVQELNVKRGKNLVLDQLSFQLEAGKIIGLLGPSGSGKSTLLRSIVGNQIITSGTVTVHGLPSGSKALRHKVGYMTQAASVYDDLTVTQNVAYFAKILGLPDEEVNRVIQGTDLSEQASSLVIDLSGGQRNRVSLAIALLGSPEIVILDEPTVGLDPVLRADLWGLFARLAATGLCLVVSSHVMDEAMRCDQILLLREGKILAQLTPYELMERTGATDPETAFLKLIDTGASNSHDNATPAPDSAPRHRASADGSK; translated from the coding sequence ATGAATAAATCGGCTTGTATCGACGTGCAAGAGCTCAACGTCAAGAGGGGCAAGAATCTGGTCCTGGACCAGCTGAGCTTCCAGCTTGAAGCGGGCAAGATCATCGGGCTGCTCGGTCCCAGCGGAAGCGGCAAGAGCACGCTGCTGCGCAGCATCGTTGGCAACCAGATCATCACCAGCGGCACCGTCACCGTCCACGGCCTGCCCTCAGGCAGCAAGGCCTTGCGGCACAAAGTCGGCTATATGACCCAGGCAGCCAGTGTCTATGACGATCTGACGGTAACGCAGAACGTCGCCTATTTCGCCAAAATTCTTGGGCTCCCCGATGAAGAGGTGAACCGTGTCATCCAAGGCACTGACCTCTCCGAGCAGGCTTCCAGCCTGGTCATTGACCTCTCGGGTGGCCAACGCAATCGCGTCTCACTGGCCATCGCGCTGCTGGGCAGCCCTGAAATTGTCATCCTTGACGAGCCCACGGTCGGGCTTGACCCGGTGCTGCGCGCAGATTTGTGGGGCCTATTCGCACGGCTGGCCGCCACCGGCTTATGCTTGGTGGTTTCCAGCCACGTTATGGATGAGGCCATGCGTTGCGATCAAATCCTGCTGCTCCGAGAAGGAAAAATACTCGCACAACTGACACCGTACGAACTCATGGAACGCACCGGCGCCACCGATCCGGAGACCGCGTTTTTGAAACTCATTGATACGGGCGCTTCGAATTCGCATGACAATGCCACCCCTGCCCCTGATTCGGCACCTCGGCACCGTGCCAGCGCAGATGGGAGCAAATAA
- a CDS encoding HAD-IIA family hydrolase — protein MTTTNRAARTVHDIKCWLTDMDGVLVHENQAVKGAAELMGYWRENNLRFLVLTNNSIFTPRDLRARLLASGLDVPEENIWTSAMATAEFLARQRPGGRTFVIGEAGLTTALHDAGFIMTDQNPDYVVLGETRTYSFEAITKAIRLIEGGAKFIATNPDATGPSAEGLLPATGAIAALISRATNREPYVVGKPNPMMFRSALNRIDAHSETTAMIGDRMDTDIVAGMEAGLLTALVFTGITAREDMDTFPFRPDLQYPSVANLHAELAKGAQPTETPATKK, from the coding sequence GTGACGACTACCAACCGCGCCGCACGCACCGTCCATGACATCAAGTGCTGGCTCACTGATATGGACGGCGTTCTTGTCCACGAAAATCAGGCCGTTAAGGGTGCCGCAGAGTTGATGGGGTACTGGCGTGAGAACAATCTGCGTTTCCTGGTCTTGACCAATAACTCCATCTTCACCCCTCGCGACCTTCGCGCCCGCCTGCTCGCTTCGGGCCTGGACGTTCCAGAGGAGAACATCTGGACCTCGGCCATGGCCACGGCAGAGTTCTTGGCCCGCCAGCGCCCGGGTGGCCGCACCTTTGTGATCGGTGAAGCGGGTTTGACCACGGCATTGCACGATGCAGGGTTCATCATGACCGACCAGAACCCGGACTACGTGGTGCTGGGCGAGACCCGCACCTACTCTTTCGAAGCCATCACCAAGGCAATCCGGCTCATTGAAGGTGGCGCCAAGTTCATCGCCACCAACCCGGACGCCACCGGCCCATCGGCCGAAGGGCTCTTGCCCGCAACGGGCGCCATCGCCGCATTGATCTCTCGAGCAACCAATCGCGAACCATACGTGGTGGGCAAGCCGAATCCAATGATGTTCCGTTCCGCGTTGAACCGCATCGATGCGCATTCGGAAACCACGGCAATGATTGGCGACCGCATGGACACCGACATTGTTGCTGGCATGGAAGCTGGCCTGCTGACCGCTTTGGTCTTCACCGGCATCACCGCCCGCGAAGATATGGACACCTTCCCGTTCCGCCCGGACCTGCAGTACCCCTCTGTAGCGAACCTGCATGCAGAATTGGCCAAGGGCGCACAACCAACTGAAACTCCTGCAACGAAGAAGTAG
- a CDS encoding M23 family metallopeptidase has translation MAQPADSRQGDVPVSMEAIADYSVGDGPVFVSGDAPLNAFGASGKELAIDGRPVGMIEGAAETSESSSASEDSTALLAGTVGELGKLPGDLQLMHPVTTRRISSPYGWRANPTGPGNQIHIGQDYPISCGSPVYAAEDGTVSVSAWAGHSGMRVTIDHGFNVQTGYSHNSKLIAKVGQSVKQGELIALAGTTGNSTGCHVHFEVIIDGRWHDPRNYLPLIPGQRNAMIDSQRLTVNANSAPKGNGSQNSGQSNHAPDPDIVVPENDTPYVPSPKPRPTPTKSAKPTPSQSDEESKSPTGSKSPSESTSPSKSETEAPTTSGPPSSTAPTTEQPTGTKSPDESSVPPTSDSPTTSVSPSRESSTTVTPEGSAEPDKSSFKAVEESSSEQTSGSPTSRTGATSSSPATTSEPSVSNSLSLEVSIDPSEGASLSAFIGE, from the coding sequence GTGGCGCAGCCCGCTGATTCGCGTCAGGGCGACGTTCCGGTATCGATGGAAGCTATCGCTGACTACTCGGTCGGCGATGGTCCCGTTTTTGTCAGTGGCGATGCCCCACTGAATGCCTTTGGAGCTTCCGGCAAGGAACTGGCTATTGATGGGCGTCCAGTTGGCATGATTGAGGGCGCCGCCGAGACATCTGAATCGAGCAGCGCCAGCGAAGATTCCACCGCGTTGCTGGCCGGAACCGTTGGCGAACTTGGCAAGCTTCCCGGGGACTTGCAGCTGATGCACCCGGTGACGACCCGCCGCATTTCCAGCCCTTACGGTTGGCGCGCGAACCCCACCGGCCCGGGCAACCAGATCCATATCGGCCAGGACTACCCAATTTCTTGCGGTTCGCCGGTTTACGCTGCCGAAGACGGCACCGTCTCGGTCTCGGCATGGGCTGGGCACTCCGGCATGCGCGTGACCATTGACCATGGGTTCAACGTCCAAACCGGTTACAGCCATAACTCAAAACTGATCGCCAAGGTTGGCCAGAGCGTGAAGCAGGGCGAATTGATCGCGCTCGCCGGAACCACGGGCAACTCCACCGGCTGCCACGTGCACTTTGAAGTCATCATCGATGGGCGCTGGCATGACCCTCGCAACTACCTGCCTCTGATCCCGGGCCAGCGCAATGCAATGATCGATTCCCAGCGGCTGACCGTCAACGCGAACAGCGCGCCGAAAGGAAACGGTTCGCAGAATTCTGGCCAATCCAATCATGCTCCAGATCCGGACATCGTAGTTCCGGAGAACGACACTCCATATGTTCCTTCTCCGAAGCCGCGCCCTACGCCGACCAAGTCGGCCAAGCCGACGCCAAGCCAGAGCGATGAAGAGAGCAAGAGCCCTACGGGTTCGAAGAGCCCGAGCGAATCCACCTCGCCGTCCAAGAGCGAGACCGAGGCCCCGACGACTAGCGGGCCGCCGTCCTCTACCGCTCCGACGACAGAACAGCCAACAGGCACCAAGTCGCCAGACGAGTCATCGGTTCCCCCGACATCGGATTCCCCGACAACCTCTGTTTCTCCATCGCGGGAATCATCGACGACGGTGACGCCTGAGGGATCGGCTGAACCTGATAAGAGTTCGTTCAAGGCAGTCGAGGAATCTTCGTCTGAACAGACTTCTGGCAGCCCGACAAGCCGTACAGGTGCTACGAGCAGTTCGCCAGCCACGACGTCGGAACCTTCAGTATCGAATTCCTTGAGCCTTGAGGTCTCGATTGATCCGAGCGAAGGTGCAAGTTTGTCAGCATTCATTGGTGAATAG
- the fbaA gene encoding class II fructose-bisphosphate aldolase, whose product MPIATPDKYNAMIDAAKAGGYAFPAVNVTSSQTLNAAIRGFAEAESDGIIQVSTGGAAYWSGASIKDMVAGSLGFAAFAREVAKNYGVNIALHTDHCPADKLDSFVLPLLAASEAEVAAGRDPFFNSHMWDGSAETLEENLRIAAELLPRTAAAKQILEVEIGAVGGEEDGVENAINDKLYSTVEDALATIDALGAGEKGRYITALTFGNVHGVYKPGNVKLRPEILKDIQAQVGAKIGKENPFDLVFHGGSGSSEQEIADAVAYGVIKMNIDTDTQYAFTRPVAGHMLSNYDGVLKIDGEVGNKKTYDPRVWGAKAEESMAARIVEAAQQLGSAGKSLK is encoded by the coding sequence ATGCCTATCGCAACCCCCGATAAGTACAATGCCATGATTGATGCTGCCAAGGCAGGCGGCTACGCCTTCCCAGCAGTGAACGTGACCAGCTCGCAGACCCTGAACGCCGCAATCCGTGGCTTCGCCGAAGCCGAGTCTGACGGCATTATCCAGGTCTCCACTGGCGGTGCCGCCTATTGGTCCGGCGCCTCCATCAAGGACATGGTCGCAGGCTCGTTGGGCTTCGCGGCCTTCGCCCGCGAAGTAGCCAAGAACTACGGCGTCAACATCGCACTGCACACCGACCACTGCCCAGCAGACAAGCTGGACAGCTTCGTGCTGCCACTGCTGGCTGCATCGGAAGCAGAAGTTGCGGCCGGCCGCGACCCATTCTTCAACTCCCACATGTGGGATGGTTCGGCTGAAACCCTCGAAGAAAACCTGCGCATCGCTGCAGAGCTGCTTCCACGCACCGCAGCTGCCAAGCAGATCCTCGAAGTTGAAATCGGCGCAGTGGGCGGCGAAGAAGACGGCGTGGAAAACGCCATCAACGACAAGCTGTACTCCACCGTTGAGGATGCACTGGCAACCATCGATGCCCTGGGTGCTGGCGAAAAGGGCCGCTACATCACCGCGCTGACCTTCGGCAACGTCCACGGCGTTTACAAGCCAGGCAACGTGAAGCTGCGTCCGGAGATCCTGAAGGACATCCAGGCTCAGGTTGGCGCCAAGATCGGCAAGGAAAACCCATTCGACCTCGTATTCCACGGTGGTTCGGGCTCCTCCGAGCAGGAAATCGCTGACGCTGTTGCCTACGGTGTCATCAAGATGAACATCGATACCGATACCCAGTACGCATTCACCCGTCCGGTAGCCGGCCACATGCTGAGCAACTACGACGGCGTGCTGAAGATCGACGGCGAAGTTGGCAACAAGAAGACCTATGACCCACGCGTTTGGGGTGCCAAGGCCGAAGAGTCCATGGCAGCTCGCATCGTAGAAGCTGCGCAGCAGCTGGGCTCGGCCGGAAAGTCGCTGAAGTAA
- a CDS encoding DUF3151 domain-containing protein, whose amino-acid sequence MAGENLLGIPETLLPEESEVLARLEAGDEPVDLAANFPSSSLVWALLADEAHGEGRTVESYAFARVGYHRGLDSLRKAGWRGQGPVPWSHEPNRGFLRSLYALGRAAAAIGEAEEVDRIGKFLNDSDASAKAEIEAGK is encoded by the coding sequence ATGGCAGGAGAGAACCTGCTGGGCATTCCAGAAACGCTACTCCCAGAAGAGTCTGAGGTCTTGGCGCGCCTCGAAGCTGGCGATGAGCCAGTTGATTTGGCCGCTAATTTCCCATCTTCTTCCCTGGTGTGGGCGCTGCTGGCCGACGAAGCACATGGCGAAGGCCGCACCGTGGAGTCCTACGCGTTCGCGCGCGTGGGCTACCACCGCGGCCTCGACTCGTTGCGCAAGGCCGGATGGCGCGGGCAGGGACCCGTTCCTTGGAGCCACGAGCCTAACCGCGGCTTCCTCCGCTCGCTCTACGCGCTGGGTCGTGCGGCCGCAGCCATCGGCGAAGCTGAAGAAGTTGATCGAATCGGCAAATTCCTGAACGATTCGGATGCTTCGGCCAAGGCTGAAATCGAAGCTGGCAAGTAA
- a CDS encoding TetR family transcriptional regulator — MSKPVPNEVPGARKRGRPKGSTTGSTKSKILKAASKEFAHAGFEGASLRSVARRASVDPALVHHYFKDKGELFIQTMHLPVNPAAIIGQAVTAPLEELGYSLTSALISTWRKPAFRPPAIAMVRGLISSNNAAKILKPFIQKEIFSRVGARLPQETAEARVALVASQFIGLIIARYVVALEPLASMDDDELIELVAPTIQRYLTGDLPIQKH, encoded by the coding sequence GTGAGTAAGCCAGTACCGAATGAAGTCCCCGGTGCCCGCAAGCGCGGACGCCCCAAGGGAAGTACCACCGGATCAACAAAGTCCAAGATCCTCAAAGCCGCATCCAAGGAATTCGCCCATGCCGGCTTCGAGGGGGCGAGCCTGCGTTCCGTGGCCCGCCGCGCCTCAGTGGATCCAGCTTTGGTGCACCACTATTTCAAGGACAAGGGCGAGCTCTTCATCCAGACCATGCACCTCCCGGTCAACCCGGCAGCCATCATTGGGCAGGCGGTAACCGCACCGCTGGAAGAATTGGGCTACTCGCTGACCAGTGCCCTGATCAGCACTTGGCGAAAACCAGCATTTCGGCCACCTGCGATAGCCATGGTTCGAGGGCTGATTTCCAGCAACAACGCCGCAAAAATTTTAAAGCCGTTCATTCAGAAAGAGATTTTCTCCCGTGTGGGCGCCCGCCTGCCGCAGGAAACTGCAGAAGCGCGTGTTGCCCTGGTGGCCAGCCAGTTCATCGGCCTGATTATCGCCCGGTATGTTGTTGCCCTGGAGCCCTTGGCCTCCATGGATGATGATGAGCTCATCGAACTCGTAGCGCCAACAATTCAGCGTTACCTCACCGGGGATCTTCCTATCCAAAAGCATTGA